The Paenibacillus sp. BIC5C1 DNA segment AACGATAGGAATCACTCGTTTATAACGCAAGATCAGACCGTATACGATCGGTTCAGTTACACCTGCAAGTAAACCGGTAAGGCTGGTGGAGCCTGCAAGGGTTCGCAGGGTTTTGTTCTTTTTGGCTTTCAGGAAAATACCGCAGGCTACACCGATTTGTGCAAACACGGCTGCAGCAGCCATAGCTTCAATTGGATCGCCGCCAACCCCGATATTCTGAATCGTAATAGGTGTGAAGCCCCAGTGGAGTCCGAAGACAACCATGAAGGTCATGAATCCGCCCAGTACAATTCCTGACAAAATGCCACTGACGCCAATAAGCCAAGTTACGCCGGAGGAGATCCAGTCACCTACCGTAGTGCCGAATGGTCCGAAGGCCATTGCGGACAAAGGAACCATAATCATCAGAGCAATCATCGGTACCAGGAACAATTGCAGGTCTTTCAAAATGATTTTCTTGAGTAACTTATCCAGAACGGCGTAGATGCTGATTGATATGAAGATTGGGAATACGCTGGCTGAATAATTCATCATGACAACCGGTATGCCCAGGAACGATACATCCGAGCCTTTATCCATCAGTCCGGTGAAGTTCGGCTCCATCAGAGCGGCACCAATTACACCGGCTACATAAGGATTGGCTTTCAGTTTCATACCAAGTGTGATACCGAGGAAGATTGGCAAGAAATAAAAGACGGCGTTGCCGGCAGCAGATAGAATCAGGTACGTGTCACTTGTATCAGACATCCATCCGAGCATGGTCAGGACAGTCAGCAAAGCTTTTAACATACCTGAACCTGCCATGGCCGGGATTAACGGTGAGAAACTTCCGGATATAATTTCAAAAACTTTGGATAAAACCGAGGTTTTTTCTCCTTTGGACTCAGCGGATGAGGAAGAATCTCCTCCAAAATCTCTGTTCTTCATGATCTCTGCATATACATGAGCCACATTGCTGCCAATGACGACCTGGAACTGTCCACCGCTTTCGACAACGGTAATGATACCATCGTGTTTCTCGAGCGTTTCGCGTTCTGCCTTTTTCGAATCCTTTAGATCGAATCTCAGGCGGGTTGCACAGTGGACAAGCCCATTGATATTGGCTTCTCCGCCGACGAGGCGAACGATGTCATCCCCCATTTTTTTATGATCCATGTTCATTCTCCTTTGTTGTTAAGATTGCCTGAAAACAAAAAAATACCTAAACGAATGGCTATGATCATCGGAAAAAATGACCCGTTGCCAATCATTTAGGTATCGCCTGCTTTACCAGTAACAATCCTTGTCGTTAAGTTGTGAGACCTACTATAAATGACGCCGAAATCGTTTGCAAGCTTTTTTTATTCAGCGTCCAGCATTTCATTACGGGAAGTGACACGGTGAATATGGATCGTCAAATACACTTTTTCATCAATAGACATGGCGCTTTCAAACTTCTCTTCAAGGTATTGATTAATGAATTGTGTACACTGAAAAGCCTTGGCATATTTGTCTTTAACCTGCTCATACAGGAAGTTATCACCCGATGCAAATTGCTCCTGTTCATTACTCAGCATTCTCTGCACAAAGTATTGAAGATGGGTAATAAACCGGGAATAATTAAATGAATTTTCATCCAGTGTGATGTGGTAATGATTGGTGACAATGTTGAAAATATCATCAATAACCTCGGTAATTTCAACCGTTTGTTTCATACCCTGACCGTCTTGCCGGGCGTTGACAAAGTGCATGGCAATAAAGCTGGCCTCATGCTCATCCATTTGGATGCCGAATTGTTCCTGAATCAGATTGACAGCATTCATGCCGATCCAAAATTCTTTTTTGTAAAATTTCTTGATTTGCCACAAAAGGGAATTCTTTAGTCCGACGGATTTGCGGTACCTTGTAATGGCGAATTGAATATGATCAATCAACGAAATATAGATATTATCACTAAAAATATCGCCCATTTCCTTTTTGGCATGGCCTACAATTTCGTCAGCCAATTTTAAATATTCAACCGATGTTTCACCGATCAGGTCAATCAATTTTTGCGGTATTTTATCCGATTTCAGCACAAAGGTTTTCTCGATTTTATCCTCATCCACGGGCTGTCCATTTTTCTTCTTGAAACCCAGACCGTTGCCGATGACAACAAACTCTTGGCCTACCTGATTCTCGGCGCGAATGACGTTGTTGTTGAAAATCTGTCGGATGATCATGTATGTGTTCACCTCAATAGCTCGTAATAATAACAAAAAACCCAAACAAAGGCTTATTGGACAGCCTTTTGTTTGGGTATCGCCTGCTTACCAGTAACAATCCCGAAGAAGACGGAGCTTCCTCTTTCAATTATGTCCACTATACCGCTTTCATAACAGAATAACAATACAATGATTTATGGAAATGAACGTAAAGACGTCAATTTTTGTTATAATAAGAAAGCTGGAAGTGAATTAGATGGGCTGGGTTGCATAATAAGTTACCGAGGACGGTCATTTTTAAGCATATACAGGATTATTGGAGTGATAACATGAGCAAAGCAAAAGGAAAAGGCGGCACCGGCCGTGGTACTGGCAAAAAAGGTTGGAATCGTTGGCAAGCCGCTGCTAACCGAGCGAAAAGTGCTCCGAAGCCTTATAAAAGTAAAGGCACAAAGAATAAAACCGATGCGGAAACGCCAAGTGACAAGTCCGTGTAAATGGGCACGAGATAGAGTAGAGAAGGGATCTGACCTGAATAAAGGGATGGTCTCTTTTTTATTTCGTCGCAAGCGCATCAGTTTAAACGAATACAAAAAAACCAAGAGCAGGAATTACCCTCAAGCATCTTGGTTTTTTGTTATTAACATTATTATTGTTTACTCACTTGGTATTCAACTCTAGTTAGCTCTTACTTTGAAGAAGGAGATCAGTTCTTGCAATTGGCCCGATACAGCCGAAAGTTCATCAGAGGCAGCAACAATGGAAGCCATGGATGATTCCTGTTCGGCAATGGATTGCTCAATCTGTTTGCTGCTATGTGCTGCTTTGCTGACGCTCGCAGACAACTCATCCGCAGTAGCGGACATTTCCTGTGTGCTGGCGGATATTTCTTCGGTTGAGCTGGAGATATCCTGAATTTGGTTAGCGACTTTGTTCGTAGCTGTCAAAATATCTTCAAAGAATTGCCCCGTCTCCATAGTGACCTGAGATCCCTTCTCCACTTCTTGAGAGCCAAGCTGCATAGCTTCAGCTGATTGAAGGATATCGCGCTGAATGCCGTCAATTAAGGTACGGATCTGTTTGGCAGAATCCTGGGACTGTTCAGCGAGTTTGCGTACTTCCCCTGCCACCACCGCGAACCCTTTTCCTTCCTCACCAACACGAGCCGCCTCAATGGAAGCATTCAGGGCGAGCAGATTAGTCTGATCTGCAATTTGCGTAATCATATTTACGATGCTGCTAATTTCGTTGGAACGACTTTCCAAAGACTGTATCGATTCCGACGTGTGTTTCACAGCACCGGAGATCAGTCTCATCTGCTCAACCACTTGTTGCATAATCTCATGCCCTGAATTGGAGCGTTGTTCCATGCTTAATGCTTCATCCGCTACATCTGCAGAACTGCTGGCAATCGTCTGCACAACGGTAGACATTTCTGTCATTGCTCGGGCACTTTCCACGCTCGCCTGATCCTGCGAGCGAAGGCCGTGAGAGATGTCCCGGATATTGCTGCTGATCATCTGGATATTATCATTATTTTTCTCGGAAATATCTAATAATTTCTTGGATGAGTCAGAGAGGTGATACGAAGTTGTTTGGACTTTGTACATCGTGTCATTGAATCGCTGAATCATCGTATTGAATTTTTCATTGATAATTCCCAGATCATCCCGTCCGGTTTGGATGGTTACATCCAGATTGCCTGCGCTTGCAGTCTCAATACCTTTCATAAGGTCACGGATTGGCTTAAGTGTTTTCTTCAATAGAATGTACTGCAGTACCATAAACAGGATCAGGAAACCGATAAGGAAAATACTACTGTATGTAATCAGCTTATGAAGTCCTTTTGGAACTGCGTTTGCATCAACGTCGAAGTAAAGTGCAGCGTACATTTTTCCTTCGGCATTTTTAATAGGGTACATAATCGTAGTCCAAGTACCGTATTCGTCCGTATAAAAGCTACTTAATGCGGCCTCGTCGTCGTTTTTCATACCTTTAAGAGCTATAACATTTTTCTGTGGTAATGGATACATTGAACCTGCTGCCATATTGCTTTCTTCGAAAGGTCCCAACAAATTAGTAGGGATCGCAATGATGGACGTCTGATTTCCTTCCTTCAGTTCGGTGCCAAAGATATAGGCTTGTGCAATATTAGGATATAGCTCGTGGATAGAATCCAGGTAATCTCTTAATTCCTTCTGAACAGGTCCAGAATAACTTTTCTCTTTTACTGCTTCAAGTACTTTGTCTGTATCCAGATCATCAAACCATTTCTGTGTTGTAACTTCCGCCTGCTCATACAATTGTTGACTCAAAATATTCTTTTGCAGCTGATATCCCGCAGTAATCAGAATAACCCCAATCAACATAATGCTGCCGAATGAAATAACGAGATTTTTAGCAAAGAAGGGAAGAGTACTCCACCTTATCTTATCTAACAACATAGTTCACTCCTTTTTCTAATTGTGACCATCTGGATGCGTGTTCGCTCTACGTATGGTACTTTGTATCCATGTGATATATCGTAATAGGGTTAGACTAATGTTAGTTTTTGAATGAAAATGATGCTTTAGTACCAAGGTTTTCAGAATTTCTCTCATTTCTTTCATTATTGTGTTCATAAATAAATAATGCGCAAATTCATAGGGGTAATTTCATTGAAAGATTGGAGAAATTAAATGCCCGAAAGAATGTGGCCCCTTCATTTTAAAAGGTGAATTGTGCGTAACATGTATATACATAAAGGAAAGAGGGATATATGTTGAAATAAAGCTATGCGCATATATGAACTACATGAATACGCAAAAATGACTCTAAACGAGGCTTTACAAATATCGGAAAGATCACTGAATGATATCCTGTTACTGTAATGAGAGACAGCAGTATATAGATGAAGCTAACTTAATAACCTATGACATTAATGAAGAAAAGTTTTCTCGGCACTACGAAACAAACTGTTCATTAGAGCTTAGGCGTTAGGATTACAACGGATATAGACTGCCCATAAAACTAAAAGAGCGGTTCTGTAGATTCCGTTAGCTTAACAACTGCTGGAGTGCATTTATATTAGGAGAGTAGATCAACTCAATGTGAATAAAATTAATTTATTATATTATGGGTTGTAATTAGTATTAGAACATGATATATTATTAATCCGGCCAAGAAAACACAAGAAACACGGTGCGGCAAGCGAATGAAATAAGCTTCGAAAGAAACTTAAAAAAAGAACTTGCAAAGTTGGTTCGGACATGATAATATATAAGAGTTGCTGAAGAGAACAACGACGGCAACGAAAACAAGTTTGATCTTTGAAAACTGAACAACGAGTGAGTAACGATCTTGCTTGCAAGATCGACGCTGAGAAATCGGTACAAGTCTTCGGACTGTATGATTTCGAAGCATAAATGAGATTTTTAATCTCGTCAGTTTCAAAATGAGCTTATCGCTCTTTTCAATACTTTATTGGAGAGTTTGATCCTGGCTCAGGACGAACGCTGGCGGCATGCCTAATACATGCAAGTCGAGCGGACCTGAAGAGAAGCTTGCTTCTCTGATGGTTAGCGGCGGACGGGTGAGTAACACGTAGGCAACCTGCCCTCAAGCTTGGGACAACTACCGGAAACGGTAGCTAATACCGAATAGTTGTTTTCTTCTCCTGAAGAGAACTGGAAAGACGGAGCAATCTGTCACTTGGGGATGGGCCTGCGGCGCATTAGCTAGTTGGTGGGGTAACGGCTCACCAAGGCGACGATGCGTAGCCGACCTGAGAGGGTGATCGGCCACACTGGGACTGAGACACGGCCCAGACTCCTACGGGAGGCAGCAGTAGGGAATCTTCCGCAATGGGCGAAAGCCTGACGGAGCAATGCCGCGTGAGTGATGAAGGTTTTCGGATCGTAAAGCTCTGTTGCCAGGGAAGAACGCTTGGGAGAGTAACTGCTCTCAAGGTGACGGTACCTGAGAAGAAAGCCCCGGCTAACTACGTGCCAGCAGCCGCGGTAATACGTAGGGGGCAAGCGTTGTCCGGAATTATTGGGCGTAAAGCGCGCGCAGGCGGTCATTTAAGTCTGGTGTTTAATCCCGGGGCTCAACCCCGGATCGCACTGGAAACTGGGTGACTTGAGTGCAGAAGAGGAGAGTGGAATTCCACGTGTAGCGGTGAAATGCGTAGATATGTGGAGGAACACCAGTGGCGAAGGCGACTCTCTGGGCTGTAACTGACGCTGAGGCGCGAAAGCGTGGGGAGCAAACAGGATTAGATACCCTGGTAGTCCACGCCGTAAACGATGAGTGCTAGGTGTTAGGGGTTTCGATACCCTTGGTGCCGAAGTTAACACATTAAGCACTCCGCCTGGGGAGTACGGTCGCAAGACTGAAACTCAAAGGAATTGACGGGGACCCGCACAAGCAGTGGAGTATGTGGTTTAATTCGAAGCAACGCGAAGAACCTTACCAGGTCTTGACATCCCTCTGATCGATACAGAGATGTATCTTTCCTTCGGGACAGAGGAGACAGGTGGTGCATGGTTGTCGTCAGCTCGTGTCGTGAGATGTTGGGTTAAGTCCCGCAACGAGCGCAACCCTTGATCTTAGTTGCCAGCACTTCGGGTGGGCACTCTAAGGTGACTGCCGGTGACAAACCGGAGGAAGGTGGGGATGACGTCAAATCATCATGCCCCTTATGACCTGGGCTACACACGTACTACAATGGCCGGTACAACGGGCTGTGAAGCCGCGAGGTGGAACGAATCCTAAAAAGCCGGTCTCAGTTCGGATTGCAGGCTGCAACTCGCCTGCATGAAGTCGGAATTGCTAGTAATCGCGGATCAGCATGCCGCGGTGAATACGTTCCCGGGTCTTGTACACACCGCCCGTCACACCACGAGAGTTTATAACACCCGAAGTCGGTGGGGTAACCGCAAGGAGCCAGCCGCCGAAGGTGGGATAGATGATTGGGGTGAAGTCGTAACAAGGTAGCCGTATCGGAAGGTGCGGCTGGATCACCTCCTTTCTATGGAGAATCGTTTCCCGTAGCGGAAACATTCAAATACGCAGCTTAGCTGCAAAACTTACTCACTCGTTGCTCAGTTTTGAGAGCTCAAACTCTCAAACAGCTTGCTTTTGCATGGAGCTTGTTCTTTGAAAACTAGATATCGAAACGAAAATTGCGATTTAGAACATTCCTTTAAGCTGATCTTGTGTAAACAAGTGAAGTGTTTATAAGGTAGACTGCTATTGCGATGGTATCGAATGGGAAGCGACTTTTGGCTTTGGACGTAGTCCAAAACAAGCGGGGCGCGCCATCGAAACCGGAGCAACTGGTTAAGCTACTAAGAGCACACGGAGGATGCCTAGGCGCTAGGAGCCGATGAAGGACGTGGCGAACAACGAAACTGCCTCGGGGAGCTGTAAGCAAGCTTTGATCCGGGGGTGTCCGAATGGGGAAACCCAGCTGGGGTAATTTCCAGTTACTCATAACTGAATACATAGGTTATGTAGAGGCATACCAGGGGAACTGAAACATCTAAGTACCCTGAGGAAGAGAAAACAATAGTGATTCCGTCAGTAGCGGCGAGCGAACGCGGAGAAGCCCAAACCAGAGAGCTTGCTCTTTGGGGTTGTGGGACATCTCACATGGAGTTACAAAGGAACCGGTTAAACGAAGAGGTCTGGAAAGGCCCGCCAAAGAAGGTAAAAGCCCTGTAGTTGAAAGTCTGTTCTCTCCGAGATGTATCCCGAGTAGTGCGGGGCACGTGAAACCCCGTATGAATCCGGCAGGACCATCTGCCAAGGCTAAATACTTCCTAGCGACCGATAGTGAAGCAGTACCGTGAGGGAAAGGTGAAAAGCACCCCGGAAGGGGAGTGAAATAGAACCTGAAACCGTGTGCTTACAAAAAGTCAGAGCCCGTTTTAGGGGTGATGGCGTGCCTTTTGTAGAATGAACCGGCGAGTTACGTTCCCGTGCAAGGTTAAGGTGAAGAGCCGGAGCCGCAGCGAAAGCGAGTCTGAATAGGGCGACATAGTACGTGGACGTAGACCCGAAACCGGGTGATCTACCCCTGTCCAGGGTGAAGGTGCGGTAACACGCACTGGAGGCCCGAACCCACGCACGTTGAAAAGTGCGGGGATGAGGTGGGGGTAGCGGAGAAATTCCAATCGAACTCGGAGATAGCTGGTTCTCCCCGAAATAGCTTTAGGGCTAGCCTCGGAAAACAGAGTCGTGGAGGTAGAGCACTGATTGGGTGCGGGGCCCGCAAGGGTTACCAAGCTCAGTCAAACTCCGAATGCCATAGACTTACTTCCGGGAGTCAGACAGTGAGTGCTAAGATCCATTGTCAAAAGGGAAACAGCCCAGACCATCAGCTAAGGTCCCCAAGTGTGTGTTAAGTGGGAAAGGATGTGGAGTTGCACAGACAACCAGGATGTTGGCTTAGAAGCAGCCACCATTGAAAGAGTGCGTAATAGCTCACTGGTCGAGTGACTCTGCGCCGAAAATGTAACGGGGCTAAACACACCACCGAAGCTATGGCTTGATGCTTTGCATCAGGGGTAGGGGAGCGTTGTATAAGGGTTGAAGGTGTACCGTAAGGAGCGCTGGACATTATACAAGTGAGAATGCCGGTATGAGTAACGAAAAGATCAGTGAGAATCTGATCCGCCGAAAGCCTAAGGGTTCCTGAGGAAGGCTCGTCCGCTCAGGGTAAGTCGGGACCTAAGGCGAGGCCGAAAGGCGTAGTCGAAGGACAACAGGTCGAAATTCCTGTACCACCGTAAGCCGTTATGAGCAATGGGGGGACGCAGCAGGGTAGTGACGCGGACTGATGGATGTCCGTCTAAGCAGTGAGGCTGATGTGTAGGCAAATCCGCACATCGTAAGGCTGGGCTGTAATGGGGAGCGAAAATTATAGTAGCGAAGGTCATGATCTCACACTGCCAAGAAAAGCCTCTAGCCAGGTGATGGTGCCCGTACCGCAAACCGACACAGGTAGGCGAGAAGAGAATTCTAAGGCGCGCGGAAGAACT contains these protein-coding regions:
- a CDS encoding beta-glucoside-specific PTS transporter subunit IIABC, which gives rise to MDHKKMGDDIVRLVGGEANINGLVHCATRLRFDLKDSKKAERETLEKHDGIITVVESGGQFQVVIGSNVAHVYAEIMKNRDFGGDSSSSAESKGEKTSVLSKVFEIISGSFSPLIPAMAGSGMLKALLTVLTMLGWMSDTSDTYLILSAAGNAVFYFLPIFLGITLGMKLKANPYVAGVIGAALMEPNFTGLMDKGSDVSFLGIPVVMMNYSASVFPIFISISIYAVLDKLLKKIILKDLQLFLVPMIALMIMVPLSAMAFGPFGTTVGDWISSGVTWLIGVSGILSGIVLGGFMTFMVVFGLHWGFTPITIQNIGVGGDPIEAMAAAAVFAQIGVACGIFLKAKKNKTLRTLAGSTSLTGLLAGVTEPIVYGLILRYKRVIPIVVIAGAIGGAINGHFGVKMTAYVFHNIFAIPVYTPTVVYVIAIACSFAVAAVLTVMFGYESKTKDTTSETNEPVSNTSTESTPEELSVLPEAKTTEIKKEQIYSPLTGKAVALSTINDPAFSTGAMGKGLAIVPEIGEVVAPVDGVITSLFPTGHAIGLTTNTGTEILIHIGINTVALKGKHFNPVVQEGDIVRQGDLLIQFDIDKIKEAGYETVTPVIVTLTQQEVDVFETNQEQVQKNDVLLTLVV
- the licT gene encoding BglG family transcription antiterminator LicT, with protein sequence MIIRQIFNNNVIRAENQVGQEFVVIGNGLGFKKKNGQPVDEDKIEKTFVLKSDKIPQKLIDLIGETSVEYLKLADEIVGHAKKEMGDIFSDNIYISLIDHIQFAITRYRKSVGLKNSLLWQIKKFYKKEFWIGMNAVNLIQEQFGIQMDEHEASFIAMHFVNARQDGQGMKQTVEITEVIDDIFNIVTNHYHITLDENSFNYSRFITHLQYFVQRMLSNEQEQFASGDNFLYEQVKDKYAKAFQCTQFINQYLEEKFESAMSIDEKVYLTIHIHRVTSRNEMLDAE
- a CDS encoding DUF3934 family protein, encoding MSKAKGKGGTGRGTGKKGWNRWQAAANRAKSAPKPYKSKGTKNKTDAETPSDKSV
- a CDS encoding methyl-accepting chemotaxis protein — its product is MLLDKIRWSTLPFFAKNLVISFGSIMLIGVILITAGYQLQKNILSQQLYEQAEVTTQKWFDDLDTDKVLEAVKEKSYSGPVQKELRDYLDSIHELYPNIAQAYIFGTELKEGNQTSIIAIPTNLLGPFEESNMAAGSMYPLPQKNVIALKGMKNDDEAALSSFYTDEYGTWTTIMYPIKNAEGKMYAALYFDVDANAVPKGLHKLITYSSIFLIGFLILFMVLQYILLKKTLKPIRDLMKGIETASAGNLDVTIQTGRDDLGIINEKFNTMIQRFNDTMYKVQTTSYHLSDSSKKLLDISEKNNDNIQMISSNIRDISHGLRSQDQASVESARAMTEMSTVVQTIASSSADVADEALSMEQRSNSGHEIMQQVVEQMRLISGAVKHTSESIQSLESRSNEISSIVNMITQIADQTNLLALNASIEAARVGEEGKGFAVVAGEVRKLAEQSQDSAKQIRTLIDGIQRDILQSAEAMQLGSQEVEKGSQVTMETGQFFEDILTATNKVANQIQDISSSTEEISASTQEMSATADELSASVSKAAHSSKQIEQSIAEQESSMASIVAASDELSAVSGQLQELISFFKVRAN